The following proteins are co-located in the Sulfitobacter guttiformis genome:
- a CDS encoding calcium-binding protein, which yields MLLLLSFALPLAILGFGLNGDDDEEEVVEQEGTEEGDRLEGTEGSDFIDGLEGDDVMNGRAGNDTIFGRDGDDILQGEDGDDMLCSGDGDDFVTGNVGQDLIEGQGGDDFVSGDYGFDTVNGDEGNDTVVGGRGGDMVNGGEGDDLVFGGILEGLPLNLDQMTALRDGASMYDVTDGIDMRDDSVGNTLSGGAGDDNLILGSGDIADGNEGADTFHIMSEQNGTMAPTIVNFELDTDALTIIVDDVDTDLEVSVTDEAGDSVIRLGDNVLARVTGTAGSITAADVTLISEAEVETLFDPNPVVIAPAVAPAATVS from the coding sequence ATGCTACTTTTACTTTCATTCGCACTGCCGCTAGCCATTCTGGGCTTTGGTTTAAACGGAGACGACGACGAAGAAGAAGTTGTTGAGCAGGAAGGCACCGAAGAAGGCGACCGTCTTGAGGGTACCGAAGGCAGCGACTTTATTGACGGTCTCGAAGGCGATGACGTAATGAATGGTCGCGCCGGAAATGACACAATCTTTGGCCGCGACGGTGACGACATTCTGCAAGGTGAAGATGGCGATGATATGCTGTGTTCCGGTGATGGCGATGACTTTGTCACAGGCAACGTCGGGCAGGACTTGATCGAAGGTCAGGGTGGCGACGACTTCGTCTCTGGCGATTACGGCTTCGATACTGTGAACGGTGACGAAGGAAATGATACTGTCGTTGGCGGCCGTGGCGGTGACATGGTTAACGGCGGCGAAGGCGATGATCTCGTATTTGGTGGTATCCTTGAGGGTCTGCCGTTGAACCTCGATCAGATGACTGCACTGCGTGATGGCGCGTCAATGTATGACGTTACAGACGGCATCGATATGCGTGATGACAGTGTGGGTAACACGCTGAGCGGTGGCGCAGGCGATGATAACCTGATCCTCGGCTCGGGCGACATTGCAGACGGCAACGAGGGTGCGGATACGTTCCACATCATGTCGGAACAGAACGGCACGATGGCACCGACCATTGTAAACTTCGAACTGGATACTGATGCGCTGACCATCATCGTCGACGATGTGGACACAGATCTTGAAGTCTCTGTAACCGACGAAGCGGGCGACTCGGTTATCCGTCTCGGCGACAATGTTCTTGCACGGGTAACGGGCACCGCAGGGTCCATTACAGCGGCCGATGTTACGCTGATCTCGGAGGCTGAGGTTGAAACACTGTTCGATCCCAACCCCGTAGTTATCGCACCTGCAGTAGCACCTGCTGCGACTGTCAGCTGA
- a CDS encoding enoyl-CoA hydratase-related protein has protein sequence MDYQTITYELNDGMAVITMDRADKYNALTTQMRAEIEHAFKQGGREARVVVITGAGKAFCSGQDLGDAAASGSIDLERTLRDEYAPMLRAISGCPVPTIAAVNGAAAGAGANLALATDVVFATQSAYFLQAFTRIGLIPDAGGTYSMPRQMGMAKAMGAALFADKISARQADDWGMIWEAVEDHKFNAHWRAKAAHLAAGPTAAYAAVKTVLRESWNNDFEDQLTLEAQEQGKCGNSRDFKEGVLAFMEKRPASFEGR, from the coding sequence ATGGACTACCAGACAATTACCTACGAGTTGAATGATGGCATGGCTGTCATCACTATGGATCGCGCAGACAAGTATAACGCGTTAACCACACAGATGCGCGCCGAGATAGAGCATGCTTTCAAGCAGGGTGGCCGTGAGGCGCGGGTGGTCGTGATCACGGGCGCAGGCAAGGCGTTTTGCTCAGGTCAGGATCTAGGTGATGCAGCGGCAAGTGGATCGATCGATTTGGAGCGCACACTTCGTGATGAATACGCACCGATGTTGCGCGCAATTTCGGGCTGTCCGGTGCCCACAATCGCAGCGGTCAATGGTGCGGCGGCGGGGGCAGGGGCCAATCTGGCGTTGGCCACGGATGTGGTTTTTGCAACTCAGAGTGCGTATTTCTTACAGGCCTTTACCCGCATCGGCCTGATCCCGGACGCGGGTGGAACATATAGCATGCCGCGCCAGATGGGCATGGCAAAGGCGATGGGGGCAGCGCTGTTTGCAGATAAAATCAGTGCTCGGCAGGCTGACGACTGGGGTATGATCTGGGAAGCAGTGGAAGATCACAAATTTAACGCACATTGGCGCGCTAAGGCCGCGCATCTGGCTGCAGGCCCAACTGCTGCTTATGCTGCTGTGAAAACAGTGCTCCGCGAAAGCTGGAACAATGATTTTGAGGACCAGCTGACCCTCGAAGCGCAAGAACAGGGGAAATGTGGAAATTCGCGTGATTTCAAGGAAGGGGTGCTGGCCTTTATGGAGAAACGGCCCGCCTCTTTTGAAGGACGCTAA
- a CDS encoding cytochrome c-type biogenesis protein, protein MKRLILILALVATPLFAVEPDEVLSDPVLELRALELSKGLRCPVCQSESIDESNAPISKDLRLLVRERLVAGDSDQAALNYIVARYGEFVLLKPTFGGANWLLWAAGPLMLLLAGVVGVSYVRGRAGAKAPQDDALSADEAAALRDILNK, encoded by the coding sequence ATGAAACGTCTGATCCTAATTCTTGCTCTGGTAGCGACGCCTTTGTTTGCAGTCGAGCCAGATGAAGTTTTGTCCGACCCTGTGTTGGAGCTCCGTGCACTTGAACTGTCCAAAGGGCTACGATGTCCGGTTTGCCAAAGCGAAAGCATTGATGAGAGTAATGCGCCCATTTCGAAAGACCTGCGCCTTCTTGTCCGCGAGCGACTGGTTGCGGGTGATAGTGATCAGGCGGCACTAAATTACATCGTGGCGCGATACGGCGAATTTGTCTTGCTCAAACCCACATTCGGTGGCGCAAACTGGCTTCTCTGGGCGGCTGGACCGCTGATGCTGCTATTAGCGGGTGTTGTAGGTGTGAGTTATGTGCGCGGCCGTGCCGGTGCTAAAGCGCCTCAAGACGATGCTCTGAGCGCGGATGAAGCTGCGGCCCTGCGCGACATCCTGAACAAGTAA